AAATCTAGAAAGGCACAGTGTAGGGCTTTTTGTCTTTCCCTATACTTCTCCATAAGGGTTCTGGTGATGTGAATCGCCTCCATCGACGACCTCACTGGCATAAATCCGAATTGGTTCTCTGCCACCTTCGTAACCCTCGTAAGCCTCATATCGATCACTCTCTCCCATAGCTTCATGGTATGACTTAGGAGTTTTATGCCCCTATAGTTGCTACAAGTCTGCACGTCCCCTTTGTTCTTATAGATAGGTATAACCTCACTAAGTCACCATTCTTCTGGCATCATTGCACTTTACCAAATCTTGTTGAAGAGGCTTGTCAACAAGCTTATCCCCGCGTCCCCCAAGCATCTCCATGCCTCAATAGGAATTTGATGTGGACCTACTGCTTTGTTTTTCCCCATTTTCTTTAAGGCGAACCTTACTTTCTCTTGGCTGATCCTCGTGGCATCGCCGTCGTCGTAACGTGTGTCTGAGTGTGTACCGTCAACTCCTCATTCACTTTGCCCCGCTCCTCTCCCATTAAAAAGGTTTACGGAGTACTCTTCCCATCTTTTTCTAATGTCACCCTCCTTCACAATGCTCTGTCCGCTTTCGTCTTTTATATAAATGACGTCTCCTAAGTCTCTACGTCTTCTCTCCCTTGCTTTAGCAATTCTGAAGATATCGTTTTCGCCTTCTTTGGAATCTAATTTCTTATACAGTTCTTCGTACGCTCTTTCTTTTGCTCTAGCTACACTCTTCTTTGCTTCTTTCTTGGCTTCGTAGTACCTCTGCCTTGCCAAGGACCAGTCTTCATTTGTCCCATTCCGGCGGCTCTTGATAAGCTCTCTAAAGCAACTATGTTTTGTCGCAACCTTGGTCTGCACCTCTTCGTCGATCCACCAAGATTCCCTACCTACTTTACGCTGCATACCTGTACCTCTGGTTACCCCTAGTACCTCCTTCGTCGTCTCCCTCATGCCCTCTGCCAAGTGTGTCCACAACTGATCAGCATCCATATGCGAACCGTCTTGGATCTCCCTTGTGAACCGCATGCTTGTCGTCAACCTAAACGTCTCTGCTGCTTCACCCCTTAGGTTTTTCCAAAGGATTCTTGGCTTTACGACCTTCTCTGTCTTGGTTGGTCGTCTACTCGAGAGCAAATCTATGACTAACAGTCTATGTTGGGAGCACCAATCCTCTCCAGGGAGGACCTTGCAATCTTTGCAGGCCCTAAAGTCGCCTTTACGAACCAGGAAGTAATCAATCTGGGTGTAATGTCGGCCACTCTGGAAGGTAATGAGCTGGGTATCCCTTTTTCGGAAGAAAGAGTTTGCGATAACGAAGTCGTGTGCTGTAGAAACTCCAATATCGTGCGTCCGTCTTCATTCCTTTCTCTAAACCCAAATCCCCCGTGAACACCCGCGTAGCCGTCTGCCTCTACTCCTATATGCCCGTTTAGGTCTCCTCCTAAAACTAGTCGTTGGTCAGGGCAACTCCTAACAAGCTCATCCAACGAGTCCCAAAAActcttcttcttcaccactcCGAGGCCCGGCTGGGGAGCATACGCACATATCAGGTTTATTGTCTCCTCTTGTATCACCAATCTCGCCAACATCAACCTATCCCCGTGTCTTTCTACTTGCACTACATAGTCTTTAAGTCGTTCTGTCAGGATGATACCTACTCTGTTTTTCGCTGAAGGCGCTCCAGAATACCATAGCTTGTATCCATTGACCTCTCTAGTGCTTTCCCCCGTCCACTTAGTCTCTTGAAAGCATGCAATGTCTATCTTACATCTAGTCAAGGCATCACCTAATTCTAAAAGCTTACCGGTAAAGGTACCCACATTCCAGCTCCCGAATCTTAGCTTAAAGGTTCTCTTTACTCTAGCCCTAACCCCCTTATGCCTGCCCGCCCCTAAAACAGGAGGACATGACCTCACGAAACCATGGTAATGCGACAGCTTAAACTAAAGCCTTAAATAATAATCGtaacaacaataaaatataataaattatagaGTCCGACAATGAATACTAATTATAGTAGCACAAACGCAGTAAATGGAACTTATTAACAGTAATATGCTTAATAGGTATGAAATAAAAgctatgatttttttttccagtcgATAAAACTATTTTAcacaaaacaacaaaatttagttaaaagtaaaagaattcAATAGTTTTGAAGTGTGTAGTACagtaaataaatacaaattgaTAATAATAGTCTCTTATATAAAGACTACAATAACTACTAGTTGGAATCCAGATCTAACAGTattatgtaaaataataataataataataataataataataataataataataataataataataataataataataataaaggtaGAAATAGTGATTAGATCGATCAAAATTAAAGGAAAGAATGAACGGGAATAAGTATTGTAATAAAGGGAATAGGTAAATTAAGAtggttatataatatttaaaattgataataataatatataaatataaaaggctGCCACTAAAAAGGCTGGAATTTAGAAAAATTTGATTAACAGACAAAAAATTATAAGACATGGGCTAAAATTGATCAAATAATTTAAGTAagactagcatggtacccgcgcattgcAGCGGATACTATGGTACATGCTTTTCATGTCGCGATAACCAAAGTAACTAACCGGGGACGATCACTTAAACAATATTATAGAATGGATTACGTAGTTGTAATAGTAGtcaatgttaaattaaaaatacgaAGAATAAGAAAATTTATAACAAACATCTCTAAAAATACGAAGaatcataaaatatatgtaacaaaCATCTGTATACACAACTTGaaacttaaatatattattaaactaTATACACAACTTGCAACTGATTGAAAAAGACGTGAGAGTGGGAGTGAAAGTGTATGAAATCATGGAGGGTAAGTGTAAGAAAATGTGGCAAATTTGAAGTTTACCATGAATGTGAATGCATTTGGTAGGATACAAATTAAAATCGTGTAGCTTACATTGTgaataaacagaaaaaaaaaatattatacgaGCATATTTAACAACGTAAGAATACCATACTCCGCAAAGTCTATAACTGCAGTAGCCAACAACTGCCCTTTTACGGTTTTATCCCTTCGTTGTTCATAAAGAATAAACTCCTAtgcaattcttcacaaaagtttCATACTCCGCGGACTTGACTGACATGTCCCTTAATAATGTTAcaagattgatagtgtaatcTAGGTGAACATATGGGCTGGTCTTGCTTTTCGTCTTCAACCCGTTCAACATTATTAGTTTGCAAGATCTTTCTGCTAAAAATGGAAATGTGAGTTCAACAGATTGATAATGTAATCTAGGTGAACATATTGATTTATCTCTACAAGATTGATAATGTAATCTAGGTGAACATATTGATTTTTGCATCAacctctaaattttttttttattagtagtTTAACAACATAAGTTGAGATACTTAATTCTTTTAAACTAGGCCCCAAGTTTTTAACGATCATCTTCAGAAGTATTCAGTTATTGTAGTATCCATATCAAGTCTTAGTTTTGTACCATAAACATTTAGAGATTTAATTTATGTATTTGATCCACAAAATAAACATCCAAACTATCAGTACAAATAACTTGTTGTTTTCTCACTTTTAGCTCTTATGAAGTCACATTCAATAGTAGAGTGATAACCTTTCTAGTCATGCATAAAACCTGTTCTCAAGGGCATGCTTAACAAACGTGAACCATTCTCTGTATGAAACATGCTGGTTGTTTCTATAGtaaatcatgtctatgtgattcaTACAGTGAAAACACACACAATAACTATCGCTCAACTAAATCAAACTTTGAAAGGTTCTTTAGTCATAAAATCACTGGAATGAAATCGGATAAGAGACTATTAACCTAGATATATATTCACGAGCCTGAAGAAGTAACAAATTAAGCTTCAATCTATGACTTGAGATCGAACTAACACTTAATTAGccataaaataaaactaagctAACGGAATCACTATATTTCAACAATAGGTACAGatacaaatacacatatatagataGAAATTACTAGATACAAATACATATACGCATctatagatacagatacataTATAAGAAGACAAAATTGAGGTTAATATACCAGATGAACGGAGAACGAACGTGTGTGTGTTCTGTCGAAACGTTCTCATAGAAATGGTaggaataaaataaataaataataataaataatatatatatatagagagagagagagagagagataaaagCGAGGAAAACCCTTGAAAACGAGagagtataaataaataagggAAAAGCGAGGAAACCCTAAAACAAAGTCCCAAAGGATTACTCGATCGATGGCAATGGCATCATTAATCCCAAAAGAAATTTGCTCTACACAAGAATACCCAAAAGAAACTGAGGATGGAGAAATTGTTTTGGATCCTGGAGATGAATATAGTAAGGTACGTACTTACCTCCTTATATGTAAGAACCGATTCAATGGAATATTGCTTAGCCCAAATCAGTTATTATATCTACTAATACccacttttattttaattttgattttgatttgatttgatgattTTTCCTATTTTAGCACGAGCAAATACGCCATTTACAAGCAACCCGGGTATCTCTTGAATGTAAGCTGCTTAAAGGTGCTTTTTCTTTTGCTGCTGTTCATCCACCACACCAGCGACaggttaatttgttttatttttattattaaaaaaatacctttgtaatcacacacacacacacacacacatatatatatctgcTAGCTACTGTTTATTTATCAATTCTTCATTATAATCCTGCCCTTTATAACAATCAATCAagttatacacacacacacgcacacaaTCATATATATGGATGGATGAATAGCTTATTATGTtattaatatacatacatacatatatgtatatactgtATGAAAGCGTGCTGACCCCGACCCCCGGCCCAGAAATATTCTTTAATGGTGAAAATACATATACTTTTGAATACTTGTCTGAAAATATCAAGATATTATGTGCTCCACATTAGTTATTAAATCTTAAATGATATTTAAAGcaatatcattttattaaaaactcatAATATACACTGGAAGACTTGAAAATAAGCAATGGTTTCCAAATATACACATGTGGGCTTGGAAAAGATTTTCTTTAGCCCAGCCCTTTGGGTTGGGCTATCTGAAATATATGCTAGAAATAAGAAATATTCTGATAATAGTTGGCTCATCTTGAGGACACCCTCATACAAAGCTGGACCCGCCTCTTGCTTTTATGTCATGACATCAACAAAGTTGGACCCTGATTATGTACATTGATGTGTTAATTCGGTACGTACATGCAGATTGATTCATCATCACGGTCGGTCCTTAGCAGTTTCTTAACAAAGGATGGAAGATACATCGACCACTCCCTCGTTGCTGCCTGCGCTGTCCATGAGTTGTCCGCTCTTGCTCTCGACAAAGATGGCTCTTTCTGGACCAACGACGGCCTGCTTAACCAGCTACATTATCAACAGACTTTCCCCCGGCCCGAAGCAGTGTGGACAGATGATGGTCATGCTAATTCCTCATGGACTCGCGCATCCCGGGCTTCTGCTGTTGTCAAGATGGAACACACCCTCCTTGCCAAGAAGCTCACCATACGCTGTGATGTACACATATTTTCTCTCTTTGTCAATTTAATTAGTATTGAGTTTGTTATCCAACCTTTTTaacccccccttttttttttctttttttaatttccaGAGGGACTGGGAACAGCTATTCCCATCCATAGTGTCAAAATCTACAGGCCTTCGATTCTTGGTTCAGGGATCACCGTATTGTAACCCAGATGGCTCCGTGCAGCTTGTATGTCACCTGGCCTCCACTCGTTCATTGTTTTCAAGCTTCACGCATATATACATGTGCTTCTTCCCCTTGCTTGCTTATTTATCATGATCTTGTGTTTTGTCTCTCAGATCCAGATATCATTGCAGGCGACTACACCTATTGTTCCCGCAAGGACCTTTGTTATCCTTAGAGCTTGTAAGAAGATTGATGAATCGACTTGGGTAGTAGCCGACGTCTCAGTTGATAGTTTGCTGAACGTTGGTTATCCTTGCGGGTGTTTGATACAAGGAATAGCCGATGGATCGTCCCAGGTGTTTATGACCTTCTCCTTTACTAATCTGTTGTCCGTtaacaaaacacaaacacatcCTGTTGCATGACACATTTCTTAATTGTCTCTTCACGCCTAATTGCATCATGGTGATTTGATGAACAGGTCACATGGGTGGAGCATTTGGAACTCGAACAGAGTTACCTGGACCCCAAGCTCTACAACGATCTGTGCTGTAGAGGCTTTGCGTTCGGTGTCGAACGATGGGTTGCGTGCCTTGCACGATCGTGTGAAAGAAGATCTTATCGTCCATCCATGCCTGATATAGCTCTCACACGCTTAAGAGGACAAGGTACATTTATTTTTCCTATCCTATTCATCAACATTTTAAGTAGTTGTGAATGACTAACCGTACGTTGATCTGCATATCATAACTGAGTATCTGATTTATGGACCACAGATCGATTGGATTTTGAGAAGAGACGTGTGATGATGATCTCAAAAAGGATGGTTCATGACTTCTATTTGAACATTGGCCCTCTCTGTCGCCAACCTGACCCCTCCTCGCGTGTTCCTCCCCCCTCTCGGGCATTTGCTTACTTAAAGATCCAAGAGTCTCCCAATCGTGGTAACCCAGAAGAATATGTCTTGTTTACAACCACCACCTTTAGTGTACCGCATTCTCCAGATTTCGTCTAAAGAATCCTTGGAGATGAAAGTAGACGTCATGAGGTACCCTTCTATACATCCACACGCACATACGCAGTACATTCGTTATatctcattttaattttgttttcacAGCTGGATGCGTCTGGGAGGATTGGCCGACTCACAGAGGTGACATGTTACACAACTGGTGATGACCCCAGGAACAAGATATCCGTTCAGGTATGTTGTTACAcacgttttttttttggggTGACTTTAGTGTTTAACTGTTGACATTTGTTGCAACTTGCAACAGGCTAACCAGTCGGTCCTCAATGAGCTCTTATTACAAGAGACGAGTGTCAGCCCGTCTGGTTCACTAGTGGTGTGGTCCTTGCTTACAAAACAGTCGTTTGTTCTTGCCAAACATGATCGAGTTCCTCTGCATTTTCTTCTAATTGGGTTATCAGGGGTTGCCATTAGCTCCAACAGCCTCCAGAACACTAGCAGTAGCAGTAGCAATACGGGTGGTGGTTCAGTTATCACACTGGGTCTACAGCAGGTTTATTGCTACAAGGGATTCGGGCCAAAGTTGACTGAGGTCGTCAAAAAACTTATGCGAGATGCTATCGACAGAATTGTGGCGGTCTTGAACAACATGAAAGACTAACTTCATTACATATTTATTCAAATAAGTACAAGTAGATTTCATCAAAAAGTCTTCAAGCGTTTACATCTACATGGTAATACAATACAAATAGTCTTTGTATGAGCTGGTCCTCTAATATTCATTGCTTCAGCTGCTGGCGTTGTTGCTACTGATTTCTGACCTTATTGATATCCCGTGGTGGTGCTAAAACTTCCGAGTCAAATTTATGCTTTTACTAGTCTTCAGAGTAGTTAAGCTGTTTCCATATGCCAACCCATCTGTTCTGTATgggatttatttaattatatggaCATcgaaaacaaaatgttaatcTCGGACAGGTTCTTGCCTTGTGTGAGACCAACCTGTTCTATCTGAAAGTGGTGGCAGTCATAAATATTAGACATTCCTAAGGGACAGAAATTTGAACAAGCCTCCTGATCCTTTCATGAGTGGAATGCTTGAAAACTTGTTTTGTTGATTCGTTTTCTTTACCTTGTGGCCTAATTCTTTCATACAACGAATTACAGGAGTCCATGGTTCAACCAACAAGAGGAAGCGCAGTATGGGGTGACTGCTTACACTGATCAACTGGATGGGAGAAGTGTTATGGTTTCAATTAATTGGAGTAGCTACTTTTAATGTCAGCTTGTTGTCTGCCCATGAGGCCACTTTATTTAAATTGACTTTGGGGGTCTACCATGAACTAATTAGTCTTGTTATCTTTTGTGAACAGTTTATGACTTATGATGTCCTATCTTTTATGGTTGCACTATCTATGCTTGTCTCTTCTTATTTTGTATGACACTAGATGAAGTGTGTAATGCTAAATTGTTGCTGTCTAATGATATGAATATGGTTATCCACTAAATTGTTGCTTACATGATGTTAGTTTATCAAATGAGTATTATATCTTGTTTCTTACATTTGGAAGGGGGGCCTTATGTGAAAAACAAGTATGGTTTATCTTCAATTGAAGTATTATGAGTTTACCACCACCACGAAGGACAAgccaagttctttttcgacttCATAACCAATATGAACTTTGTGACTTATATGAAACCAGTAATTTTCCTTGTTGTATATATCTGTTATTAAGATGTACTGTATATATGaactttttaactaattattgAGCTAAAAAGAGTAGTTCGCTCTTACTTTTTCCTTGTAGCATAAGTACCTTCCATGACTAGTGAACATTGCAACACTTCTCCTTTTGTGAAATCTCATTAATACGGAAATCTCTAAGTTATATGTGCTTGTTACAGTTCAAACCATAGCTTGACTACTTGAGATATTGACTCCGCTCCACATTGGTTTATTCATGTTTGTTAGAGGAACTTTGCATAGTTTCATATGATGTTATGTGGACGATACCTTTACAAAAAGAATGTTAAATGAACGATATGCCAAGTCAGACCATACAGCTTTTATGATACAATGGATAATGTCAAATTCCCCCCAAAGTGTAAATGGgaactcttctttttttttttaacaagattGCCATGTTCACAGTCATGATCTATATGGTTTGTATTCAAGATGTTTATAGAAGTTGTTCTATTCACATTTCAGATATCTAGATGATCCTTTTTTGATAGAATATGGCAATCTGATCCGGTGAAAAAAGCAAATTACCTCGTAGATGTCGCTTGAGGGACagaaaaaatttcaacaaatttACCGATTGTTACTGGAAAGGATGAATTGCCACCTCATAAAGTGATGCAAACAGCTGTCGTGGGCCGAAATGGTTCTTTTAACTTATCGTCTGAACTTGGATGGATTCCTGGGATTTGGTTGGGCTTATACATATCTTGCAGAAATGCATATTTAAACCCTACAGAAACCAGAAAGTTTCGTCTGATTCTTCCTGGAGCACCGGATTTTAGTAAAGCTATTGTCAATATTCAAGGAAATGCTCAAGGAAACTTTCGTGTTTATGAGCCCGGATACTACTGTTGGattatgatcacgtaaaatgaacgtatgtccgaaaagtatttaagcctacggggtcacacctcaacgtgaatgtaactataattaattaatatattaaatgtaatgtattgattaatttgatcacggaataattaatttaaataagttaaaagattaattgtatttaaattaattagaaggaggattaaatgtgaaattagGAAATTAGTGTTGGACTCTAATTCCCTAAACATGTGGGCCGAAAATTACAAGGCTTTTTGGCCTTAAGATTACTTGGTCACCAAGATTAAAAACTCTAATTattccctatatatagagggct
The Erigeron canadensis isolate Cc75 chromosome 2, C_canadensis_v1, whole genome shotgun sequence DNA segment above includes these coding regions:
- the LOC122587979 gene encoding homeobox-leucine zipper protein HDG11-like, with the translated sequence MAMASLIPKEICSTQEYPKETEDGEIVLDPGDEYSKHEQIRHLQATRVSLECKLLKGAFSFAAVHPPHQRQIDSSSRSVLSSFLTKDGRYIDHSLVAACAVHELSALALDKDGSFWTNDGLLNQLHYQQTFPRPEAVWTDDGHANSSWTRASRASAVVKMEHTLLAKKLTIRCDRDWEQLFPSIVSKSTGLRFLVQGSPYCNPDGSVQLIQISLQATTPIVPARTFVILRACKKIDESTWVVADVSVDSLLNVGYPCGCLIQGIADGSSQVTWVEHLELEQSYLDPKLYNDLCCRGFAFGVERWVACLARSCERRSYRPSMPDIALTRLRGQGTFIFPILFINILSSCE